One window of Rasiella rasia genomic DNA carries:
- a CDS encoding EthD domain-containing protein encodes MVKYLTFAKRKDGMSHEDFANYYANQHTPLCVELLPVLKKCTIRRNFLLGNQIIYPQGFSGELEYDVVTESIWSNPEAFNQFLEDINNTEIQEKINEDEKNLFKPGSIRVVMVEVSEHKNE; translated from the coding sequence ATGGTAAAATATTTAACATTTGCAAAGCGAAAAGACGGGATGTCTCACGAAGATTTTGCAAACTACTATGCAAACCAACATACACCTTTATGTGTTGAACTTCTTCCTGTTTTAAAAAAATGTACCATAAGAAGAAATTTTCTTCTGGGTAACCAGATAATTTACCCGCAAGGCTTTTCAGGTGAATTAGAATATGACGTGGTTACAGAATCAATTTGGTCTAACCCAGAGGCATTCAATCAATTTCTAGAAGATATTAATAACACGGAAATTCAAGAAAAAATCAATGAAGACGAAAAGAATCTTTTTAAACCAGGCTCTATTCGAGTAGTTATGGTTGAAGTTTCCGAACATAAAAACGAATAA
- a CDS encoding helix-turn-helix domain-containing protein, producing MEEFREIKSISQMHHLLGLNKPMHPAISLVNMKDVKLSKELFNQKYIWDFYMISLKFENCELQYGRQYYDFEEGTLVFSSPGQVFEAKKLPETLNENGWALYFHSDLIQKSDLGKNIKSYGFFSYKSNEALHLSGKEKEKISRCIEAIEDECQQNIDKHSQTVIVSNLELLLNYCNRFYDRQFYTRSTHQQDVVEKIEELLVDFFNSEKSTQQGIPTVKFCADQVNLSPNYLSDLLKKETGKNTQEHIHFHLIEKAKNLLLSSNVSVSGIAYDLGFEYPQSFGTLFKKKVGMSPNKYRQLN from the coding sequence ATGGAAGAATTTAGAGAGATAAAATCAATTAGTCAGATGCATCACCTTTTAGGATTGAACAAGCCTATGCATCCGGCAATTTCATTAGTAAATATGAAGGATGTTAAACTCTCTAAAGAGCTGTTCAATCAAAAATACATCTGGGATTTTTATATGATTTCTTTAAAATTCGAGAATTGTGAACTTCAGTATGGCAGGCAATACTATGATTTTGAAGAAGGGACTTTAGTCTTTAGTTCACCTGGACAAGTATTCGAAGCAAAAAAACTACCTGAAACATTAAATGAAAACGGTTGGGCCTTATACTTTCATTCAGATTTAATTCAAAAATCTGATTTAGGCAAGAACATAAAATCATATGGATTCTTTTCTTATAAGTCCAATGAAGCGTTGCATCTATCGGGAAAAGAAAAGGAAAAAATTTCGCGATGCATTGAGGCAATAGAAGACGAATGTCAGCAAAATATAGACAAACATAGTCAAACCGTCATTGTTTCTAATTTGGAATTATTACTCAACTATTGTAATCGATTTTACGACCGTCAATTTTATACGCGAAGTACACACCAACAGGATGTTGTAGAAAAAATCGAAGAATTATTGGTCGATTTCTTTAATTCGGAAAAATCCACACAACAAGGGATTCCAACCGTAAAATTTTGTGCAGACCAAGTGAATCTTTCACCAAACTATTTGAGTGATTTACTGAAAAAAGAGACAGGTAAGAATACGCAAGAGCATATCCATTTTCACCTCATTGAAAAAGCTAAAAATCTATTATTGTCATCAAATGTATCAGTTAGTGGAATTGCTTACGATTTAGGTTTTGAATATCCACAGTCTTTTGGAACTCTTTTTAAAAAGAAAGTTGGAATGTCACCAAACAAATACAGACAATTAAATTAA
- a CDS encoding Rossmann-fold NAD(P)-binding domain-containing protein, giving the protein MKVIMTGSTGMVGKGVLLECIDDETVEKILLINRNPIDISHPKIKEILHQDFTSFNKIKVEFKDYNACFHCMGVSSAGISEETYYKLTYTISEALANAIYNVNPNILFTYVSGAGTDSSEQGYSMWARVKGKTENFILNKGFKDAYAFRPGVILPERGVKSKTKLYNFFYVITKPIFPLIKRMKSVTTTSRIGRAMINLYHDPHPLKHLEGADINKVAKLKV; this is encoded by the coding sequence ATGAAAGTTATAATGACAGGTTCAACTGGTATGGTAGGTAAGGGAGTTTTGTTGGAATGTATTGATGATGAAACAGTTGAAAAGATTTTATTAATCAACAGAAACCCAATTGACATTTCTCATCCCAAGATAAAAGAAATTTTGCATCAGGATTTTACAAGTTTCAACAAAATTAAAGTAGAATTCAAAGACTATAATGCTTGTTTTCATTGTATGGGTGTATCATCAGCTGGTATATCTGAAGAAACTTATTATAAACTCACTTATACAATTTCTGAAGCACTAGCTAATGCAATTTATAATGTAAATCCTAATATACTTTTTACATATGTTTCAGGTGCAGGAACAGACAGTTCTGAGCAAGGTTACTCAATGTGGGCAAGAGTAAAGGGCAAAACCGAAAATTTTATTTTAAACAAAGGTTTTAAGGATGCTTATGCGTTTAGACCAGGAGTTATTTTACCTGAACGTGGTGTGAAATCTAAAACTAAACTGTACAATTTTTTCTATGTTATCACTAAACCAATATTTCCTTTAATAAAAAGAATGAAGTCAGTAACAACCACTTCAAGAATTGGAAGAGCAATGATTAATTTATACCATGACCCTCATCCCTTAAAACATCTTGAAGGAGCTGATATCAACAAGGTTGCCAAATTAAAAGTATAA
- a CDS encoding SRPBCC family protein, giving the protein MANSKLVSFELSHFYPIIELQKFWEFFVDHKWYSQSEIMAGEIVVLKEGKDHPQGLGAVRKILIGDINLTEDIVGFDPPNYFSYAVHEGGMPVNKYRGEFFYESKNGGMLWKYKGNFEPKHFGTGWFFKWFLKSRMKSQLPVWENGYNSYYKTSTSL; this is encoded by the coding sequence ATGGCAAATTCAAAATTAGTTTCTTTCGAACTTTCACACTTCTATCCAATTATAGAACTTCAAAAATTCTGGGAGTTTTTCGTTGACCATAAATGGTATTCTCAATCCGAAATTATGGCGGGAGAAATTGTTGTCCTTAAAGAAGGTAAAGACCACCCACAGGGCTTGGGAGCTGTTAGAAAAATTTTGATTGGAGATATAAATCTTACCGAAGATATTGTTGGTTTTGACCCACCAAATTATTTCAGTTATGCTGTACACGAAGGAGGTATGCCTGTAAATAAATACAGAGGAGAATTTTTCTACGAATCGAAGAATGGCGGAATGTTATGGAAATACAAAGGAAACTTTGAGCCAAAACATTTCGGTACAGGTTGGTTTTTTAAATGGTTTCTAAAATCAAGAATGAAATCACAACTTCCTGTATGGGAGAATGGGTACAATTCTTATTACAAAACAAGTACTTCACTATGA
- a CDS encoding nuclear transport factor 2 family protein has product MKNVKSTEANRVLAQKVIEAISNDNWEYVNEVFAEDAIVWVAGSMPISGTHTKDFVIVAGKRTREGFPEGLSLKTKAMTVEGSRVAIEAESLGKHISGKTYNNHFHILMEIKDEKVCTWKEYMDTMHANEVFFG; this is encoded by the coding sequence ATGAAAAATGTAAAAAGCACTGAAGCTAATAGAGTGTTAGCACAGAAAGTAATAGAAGCAATTAGTAATGATAATTGGGAATATGTAAATGAAGTTTTTGCAGAAGATGCTATTGTTTGGGTAGCTGGTAGTATGCCAATTTCAGGCACACATACTAAAGATTTTGTAATCGTTGCAGGTAAAAGAACAAGAGAAGGTTTTCCCGAAGGACTGAGCCTTAAAACAAAAGCTATGACAGTAGAAGGAAGTCGAGTCGCCATTGAAGCCGAATCTCTTGGAAAGCATATTAGTGGTAAAACCTACAATAATCATTTTCATATTCTAATGGAAATAAAAGACGAAAAAGTTTGTACTTGGAAAGAATATATGGATACTATGCACGCAAATGAGGTCTTTTTTGGATAA
- a CDS encoding SDR family NAD(P)-dependent oxidoreductase: MKLLNAKTRILLKLFLPQRKKANSKYAIPESDKNLSGKTIVFTGGTDGIGQVAVEMLYQMNANIVLLARNPQKVQKQIKELKLPKRQNTIDFEICDLASMSSVKDCAHRILKRYDNIDVLVNCAGINSTDKAVSKDGFELNWAINYLAPFLLTNLLVERLKESASARIVNITTNTDFLEKINFDEIEKQSDFSTNDNYSASKLSLNMFSIDLAERLKTTGVTVNYLYPGYIKSNLLRHLKGGAKLMQFMMNIMASPTEVGADRILRLAISSEYKEVTGVYVAEDQIMPPHSEAQIELKREKLEQITVKALKQWL; encoded by the coding sequence ATGAAATTATTAAACGCAAAGACACGTATTTTACTCAAACTGTTCCTTCCTCAGCGAAAAAAAGCCAATTCTAAATATGCAATTCCTGAGTCAGATAAAAATTTGTCTGGGAAAACTATTGTCTTTACAGGTGGAACAGACGGAATAGGTCAAGTAGCTGTTGAAATGCTTTACCAAATGAATGCAAATATTGTTTTGTTAGCACGAAATCCCCAAAAAGTCCAGAAGCAAATTAAAGAATTGAAGTTGCCAAAAAGACAAAATACAATAGATTTTGAAATTTGTGATTTGGCATCTATGAGCAGTGTAAAAGATTGTGCCCATCGTATTTTAAAGAGATACGACAACATAGATGTTCTGGTAAATTGTGCTGGAATTAATTCTACCGATAAAGCAGTTAGTAAAGATGGTTTTGAATTGAATTGGGCTATCAATTATTTAGCGCCATTCCTTTTGACCAATCTATTAGTAGAAAGGCTAAAAGAATCGGCATCTGCTCGCATAGTGAATATCACTACGAACACAGATTTTCTAGAAAAAATCAACTTCGATGAAATTGAAAAACAATCTGATTTTTCCACCAATGATAATTATTCCGCGTCCAAATTATCTTTAAATATGTTTTCCATTGATTTAGCTGAAAGACTTAAAACTACTGGTGTCACGGTAAATTACCTCTACCCTGGATACATCAAATCAAACTTATTACGACACCTGAAAGGAGGAGCGAAACTAATGCAATTTATGATGAATATTATGGCATCACCAACCGAAGTGGGTGCAGACAGAATCCTACGACTAGCCATATCTTCCGAATATAAAGAGGTTACGGGAGTATATGTCGCAGAAGACCAAATTATGCCACCTCATAGCGAAGCTCAAATTGAATTAAAAAGAGAAAAGCTTGAACAAATTACAGTAAAGGCATTAAAACAATGGTTATAA